One genomic window of Oncorhynchus clarkii lewisi isolate Uvic-CL-2024 chromosome 5, UVic_Ocla_1.0, whole genome shotgun sequence includes the following:
- the LOC139409305 gene encoding oocyte zinc finger protein XlCOF6-like, whose amino-acid sequence MDQYGRYESSGQPEEPFDPSLHWRQVKEEADELQISTVPLRVETSQVCQNEDPDEQDTSFDPLSVIHGVTEQECGHKSMTYLKVKVLPSPVPVKEESEECSLLPVDEEKVALITVKEEENEDWLKSEDEDVVKVPVPWEPLETSSSCSDTEDTEDSEMESDHVQDCENNEHDVSGALKIENCSKTSLDPGMTLDTDEKANAADFSDSKKGSSSFYPCPHCTLGFTIERFFHGHLKRAHPEEYITLLKFRKIIATQATCPQCGKSFSNKYVMKTHQKSHTGEKPYHCADCGNNYVFADSLKKHRCGKGLRRQTHLTSYEMIPTVERPYTCVQCGKGYRFQTQLTSHEKSHTGERPYKCSQCGKEYRRPAHLKRHQMTHTEERPFDCLRCKKSFYRPETLKAHQKTHTGEKPYRCSLCDKCFGFSRDLKRHQLTHTRETHTGQRSYDVHECKKSSGQLEILNAHQKTHKVEKPKPYQCSQCDKCFGFSRDLRRHQLTHTGEKPFSCPQCEKCFGRKWELTYHQRTHSGERPYHCSECGQSFSLRGNFKRHQQSHTGKKTFHCTQCDKSFFRAAHLKTHLLIHNRTKTVVCSNCGKGFNHDGNLKRHQRFCMKTEQNCNAPPSVEVQI is encoded by the exons CAAAATGAGGACCCGGATGAACAAGATACCTCCTTTGATCCACTTTCAGTCATCCATGGAGTCACAGAGCAAGAGTGTGGACATAAAAGCATGACTTACCTCAAAGTAAAG GTGCTGCCTTCTCCAGTCCCAGTCAAAGAGGAGTCTGAAGAATGCTCCCTTCTGCCAGTAGATGAAGAGAAAGTTGCCTTAATTACAGTTAAGGAAGAAGAGAATGAAGACTGGTTGAAGTCAGAAGATGAGGATGTTGTGAAAGTGCCAGTGCCTTGGGAACCGTTGGAAACATCATCATCATGCTCAGATACAGAGGATACAGAGGACAGTGAGATGGAAAGTGATCATGTGCAG GACTGTGAAAACAATGAGCATGATGTTTCAGGAGCATTGAAGATTGAAAATTGCAGCAAGACATCATTGGATCCAGGGATGACACTAGATACAGATGAGAAAGCTAATGCTGCTGATTTCA GTGACTCTAAAAAGGGGTCCTCCTCCTTCTACCCATGCCCTCATTGTACGCTCGGTTTCACCATAGAACGCTTTTTTCACGGGCACCTCAAGAGGGCCCACCCTGAAGAGTACATCACTCTGCTAAAGTTTCGGAAGATCATAGCAACCCAAGCCACGTGCCCACAATGTGGCAAGAGCTTCTCCAATAAATATGTTATGAAAACACATCAGAAgagtcacacaggagagaaaccatatcACTGTGCAGACTGTGGGAATAACTACGTCTTCGCTGATTCACTAAAAAAACACAGATGTGGGAAAGGATTACGAAGACAAACCCATCTGACCAGCTATGAAATGATCCCCACAGTAGAGAGACCATATACATGCGTTCAGTGTGGAAAAGGATACAGATTTCAAACCCAACTGACTAGCCATGAAAAGagccacacaggagagagaccatataaatgctctcagtgtggaaaaGAATACAGAAGACCAGCCCATCTAAAAAGACATCAAATGACCCACACTGAAGAGAGGCCATTTGATTGCCTGAGGTGTAAGAAGTCATTCTACCGGCCGGAAACTCTAAAAGCACACCAGAAAACCCATACAGGAGAAAAACCTTATCGGTGCTCTCTGTGTGACAAATGTTTTGGCTTTTCCAGAGACCTTAAGAGACATCAGTTGACACATACAAGGGAGACCCACACTGGACAGAGGTCCTATGATGTCCACGAGTGTAAGAAGTCCTCCGGCCAGCTGGAAATTCTCAATGCACACCAGAAAACACACAAAGTAGAAAAGCCTAAGCCTTATCAGTGCTCTCAGTGTGACAAATGTTTTGGCTTTTCCAGAGATCTTAGAAGACATCAGTTGACACATACAGGGGAGAAACCGTTTAGTTGCCCCCAATGTGAAAAATGTTTCGGTAGGAAATGGGAATTGACGTACCACCAACGGACACACAGCGGAGAGAGGCCTTATCACTGCTCTGAGTGTGGACAGAGCTTTAGCCTAAGGGGGAACTTTAAACGCCACCAGCAGAGCCACACAGGGAAGAAGACGTTTCACTGCACTCAGTGTGACAAGAGTTTCTTCAGAGCGGCTCACCTGAAAACCCATCTCCTCATTCACAATAGAACCAAAACAGTGGTCTGCTCTAACTGTGGGAAAGGGTTCAACCATGACGGGAACTTAAAACGTCACCAACGATTCTGTATGAAGACAGAGCAAAATTGTAATGCACCCCCATCTGTAGAAGTACAGATATGA
- the LOC139410192 gene encoding zinc finger protein 93-like isoform X2 has translation MDPMDKYGTYESSGQPEELFDHSLHWSEVKEEAEECPISAVSLGVETSQVCPKEDPDEQDPSFDTVSDIYGATEQEHGHKGMTYLKVPPSPVAVKEESEECSHLPVDEEEVALITVKKEENEDWLKSEDEDVVKVSVPWEPLETSSCSDTEDSEMESDNVKDCENHESDISRGLMIEDCSRIDPGMTPDTDVKTNAVDFSESKGGSSFYPCPHCTLGFTIERFFHGHLKRAHPEEYIALLKSGEIIATKKKCSQLPPATCPQCGKSFSNKYVMEKHQRSHTGEKPYHCADCGKSYVFADSLKKHTKRCGKGFRRQTQLTSHETIPTGERPYKCSQCGKGYRTPASLKAHQKTHPGEKPYQCSQCDKCFGFSRDLKRHRWTHTSERPYTCFECGKGFVEQTQLTSHELIHTGERPYKCSQCAKGYRRPAHLKRHKMTHT, from the exons ATGGATCCAATGGATAAATATGGGACATATGAAAGCAGTGGTCAACCAGAAGAGCTTTTT gatcactcactacattggagtgaggttaaagaggaggCTGAAGAATGTCCGATTTCAGCTGTCTCGTTAGGAGTTGAAACATCCCAGGTTTGTCCAAAGGAGGACCCTGATGAACAAGATCCCTCATTTGACACAGTTTCAGACATCTATGGAGCTACAGAGCAAGAGCATGGACATAAAGGCATGACATATCTCAAA GTGCCGCCTTCTCCAGTCGCAGTCAAAGAGGAGTCTGAAGAATGCTCCCATCTGCCAGTAGATGAAGAGGAAGTTGCCTTAATTACAGTGAAGAAAGAAGAGAATGAAGACTGGTTGAAGTCAGAAGATGAGGATGTTGTGAAAGTGTCAGTGCCTTGGGAACCGTTGGAAACATCATCATGCTCAGATACAGAGGACAGTGAGATGGAAAGTGATAATGTGAAA GACTGTGAAAACCATGAGAGTGACATTTCACGAGGTTTAATGATTGAAGATTGTAGCAGGATTGATCCAGGGATGACGCCAGATACAGATGTGAAAACTAATGCTGTCGATTTCA GTGAATCTAAAGGGGGGTCCTCCTTCTACCCATGCCCCCATTGTACACTTGGTTTCACCATAGAACGTTTTTTCCATGGGCATCTCAAGAGGGCCCACCCTGAAGAGTACATCGCTCTGCTGAAGTCTGGGGAAataatagcaacaaaaaaaaagtgttcacAGCTGCCCCCAGCCACATGCCCGCAATGTGGCAAGAGCTTCTCCAATAAATATGTTATGGAAAAGCATCAGAGgagtcacacaggagagaagccatatcACTGTGCAGACTGTGGGAAGAGCTACGTCTTTGCTGATTCACTCAAAAAACATACAAAAAGATGTGGGAAAGGATTCCGAAGACAAACCCAACTGACCAGCCATGAAACGATCcccacaggagagagaccatataaatgctctcagtgtggaaaaGGATACCGAACACCAGCCAGTCTAAAAGCACACCAGAAAACCCAcccaggagaaaagccttatcaGTGCTCTCAGTGTGACAAATGTTTTGGCTTTTCCAGAGACCTTAAGAGACACAGATGGACTCACACTAGTGAGAGACCATATACATGTTTTGAGTGTGGCAAAGGATTTGTCGAACAAACCCAACTGACTAGCCATGAGCttattcacacaggagagagaccgtATAAATGCTCTCAGTGTGCAAAAGGATACCGAAGACCAGCCCATCTAAAAAGACATAAAATGACCCACACCTAA
- the LOC139410192 gene encoding zinc finger protein 93-like isoform X1, protein MDPMDKYGTYESSGQPEELFDHSLHWSEVKEEAEECPISAVSLGVETSQVCPKEDPDEQDPSFDTVSDIYGATEQEHGHKGMTYLKVKVPPSPVAVKEESEECSHLPVDEEEVALITVKKEENEDWLKSEDEDVVKVSVPWEPLETSSCSDTEDSEMESDNVKDCENHESDISRGLMIEDCSRIDPGMTPDTDVKTNAVDFSESKGGSSFYPCPHCTLGFTIERFFHGHLKRAHPEEYIALLKSGEIIATKKKCSQLPPATCPQCGKSFSNKYVMEKHQRSHTGEKPYHCADCGKSYVFADSLKKHTKRCGKGFRRQTQLTSHETIPTGERPYKCSQCGKGYRTPASLKAHQKTHPGEKPYQCSQCDKCFGFSRDLKRHRWTHTSERPYTCFECGKGFVEQTQLTSHELIHTGERPYKCSQCAKGYRRPAHLKRHKMTHT, encoded by the exons ATGGATCCAATGGATAAATATGGGACATATGAAAGCAGTGGTCAACCAGAAGAGCTTTTT gatcactcactacattggagtgaggttaaagaggaggCTGAAGAATGTCCGATTTCAGCTGTCTCGTTAGGAGTTGAAACATCCCAGGTTTGTCCAAAGGAGGACCCTGATGAACAAGATCCCTCATTTGACACAGTTTCAGACATCTATGGAGCTACAGAGCAAGAGCATGGACATAAAGGCATGACATATCTCAAAGTAAAG GTGCCGCCTTCTCCAGTCGCAGTCAAAGAGGAGTCTGAAGAATGCTCCCATCTGCCAGTAGATGAAGAGGAAGTTGCCTTAATTACAGTGAAGAAAGAAGAGAATGAAGACTGGTTGAAGTCAGAAGATGAGGATGTTGTGAAAGTGTCAGTGCCTTGGGAACCGTTGGAAACATCATCATGCTCAGATACAGAGGACAGTGAGATGGAAAGTGATAATGTGAAA GACTGTGAAAACCATGAGAGTGACATTTCACGAGGTTTAATGATTGAAGATTGTAGCAGGATTGATCCAGGGATGACGCCAGATACAGATGTGAAAACTAATGCTGTCGATTTCA GTGAATCTAAAGGGGGGTCCTCCTTCTACCCATGCCCCCATTGTACACTTGGTTTCACCATAGAACGTTTTTTCCATGGGCATCTCAAGAGGGCCCACCCTGAAGAGTACATCGCTCTGCTGAAGTCTGGGGAAataatagcaacaaaaaaaaagtgttcacAGCTGCCCCCAGCCACATGCCCGCAATGTGGCAAGAGCTTCTCCAATAAATATGTTATGGAAAAGCATCAGAGgagtcacacaggagagaagccatatcACTGTGCAGACTGTGGGAAGAGCTACGTCTTTGCTGATTCACTCAAAAAACATACAAAAAGATGTGGGAAAGGATTCCGAAGACAAACCCAACTGACCAGCCATGAAACGATCcccacaggagagagaccatataaatgctctcagtgtggaaaaGGATACCGAACACCAGCCAGTCTAAAAGCACACCAGAAAACCCAcccaggagaaaagccttatcaGTGCTCTCAGTGTGACAAATGTTTTGGCTTTTCCAGAGACCTTAAGAGACACAGATGGACTCACACTAGTGAGAGACCATATACATGTTTTGAGTGTGGCAAAGGATTTGTCGAACAAACCCAACTGACTAGCCATGAGCttattcacacaggagagagaccgtATAAATGCTCTCAGTGTGCAAAAGGATACCGAAGACCAGCCCATCTAAAAAGACATAAAATGACCCACACCTAA